From Thermoleophilum album:
CGTGATCAGCGAGAAGCGCGCCGACGGTCGGGTCGAAACGGAGGCGACGATCAAGCTCTGGGTGGACGGCGAGCGCTACGTGCGCACGGCCGAGGGCAACGGGCCCGTCAACGCCCTCGACCGCGCGCTGCGCGCGGCTATCGGTGAGCGCTACCCGCACCTGCGCGACATCGAGCTCGTCAACTTCAAGGTCCGTATCCTCGACGAGACGAAGGGCACCGGTGCGGTGACGCGCGTCCTGATCGACGCAAGCGACGGCGTCGACACCTGGGGCGCGATCGGTGTGTCCGAGAACATCATCGAGGCGAGCTGGGAAGCTCTCGTCGACTCGCTCGAGGCGGGCATGCTGCCGAGCCGGCGCGAGCACACACGCGCCCGAGCGGTCGCCGACGCGCGCCGGTAGGCTGGCCGCCGCTGTGCAGCAGTCGAGCGCACGACCGCATGCCGGCGACACAATCGCGCTGGCGCGGCCGGACATCGGCGAGCGCGAGTTGGCGATGGTGCTCGCAGCGCTGCGCTCCGGGCGCCTGGCGCTTGGGCCGATGCTCGGCGAGTTCGAGCGCGCGCTGGCGCAGAAGCTCGGCGTCGAGCACGTCTCGGCGGTGTCAAGCGGAACGGCTGCGCTTCATCTCGCGGTGCGGGCAGCGGGGATCGCACCCGGCGACGAGGTAGTGACGACACCGTTCAGTTTCGTCGCCTCGGCGAACTGCATCCTCTACGAGGGCGCCAAGCCGGTGTTCTGCGACATCGATCCGGTGACGTTCAACATCGATCCGGACGCCGCACGCGCCGCCGTCGGCCCGCGCACGACCGGCCTTTTGCCGGTGCACATCTTCGGCTACCCCGCCGACATGCCGCGTCTCGAGGATCTCGCGCGGAAGCACGGCCTGTGGATCGTCGAGGACGCCTGCGAGGCGCTCGGCGCTGTCCACGAGGACGGCGTTCCGGTCGGTGCGCGCGGCAACCTCGCGGCGTTCGGCTTCTACCCGAACAAGCAGATCACCACCGGCGAGGGCGGTGCACTGGTTTGTCCCGACGCCGCCACGAAGGCGCGGGTCGATTCCGAGCGCAACCAGGGGCGGGCGCCCGACATGGATTGGCTCGACCATGTCCGTCTGGGCTTCAACTACCGTCTCGACGAGTTGTCTTGCGCGCTCGGGCTCGCGCAGCTCGAGCGTCTCGAGGAGCTGCTTTCAGCTCGCGCGCGGGTGGCCGCCGGTTACCGCGAGCGGCTCGCCGACATCGACGGGCTCGAGCTGCCCTGCCCCGACAGCGGCGGTGCGCGCCGAAGCTGGTTCGTTTTCTGTGTGCTCCTCCCGGAAGGAGTGGACCGGGTGGCGGCGATGGCGGCGCTGCGTGCGCGCGGCGTCGAGACCAAGCCCTATCTGCCCGCAATACACCTCTTCAGCTTCTACCGCGAGCGCTTCGGTTACCGCCCCGGCCAGTTCCCGGTGTGCGAGCGGGTAGCTGAGCGCTCGCTGGCGCTGCCGTTTCACACCCAGCTCGGCGACAGCGAGCTCGACCACGTTAGCGGGGCGCTCCGCGCCGTGCTCGCCGAGCTGCGAGCGAGCCCGTCTGCCCGTCGCCCGCGCGCACGCTCCGACAACGGCGGCACGTAGACTGGCGCGACCGCATGTCGCGCTTCGCCGAGCCCCAAGATCCCTTATTTCGGGCGATCAACACGTCGCTGTCGTTCGATCGCCGCCTCTGGCCGCAGGACCTGCGCCTTTCGCGCGCGCACGCGCGCATGCTCGCGCGCATCGGTGTGCTCGCCGACGACGAGCTGGAGCGGCTGCTCGCCGGGCTGGACGCCGTCGAGCGCGAGCTGCGTGAAGGGGAGTTTCCGTTCCGCGACGACGACGAGGACATTCACATGGCGATCGAGCGCCGGCTCACCGAGCTCGTCGGCGCGGTCGGGGCGAAGCTGCACACGGCGCGTTCGCGGAACGATCAGGTCGCGACCGATATGGCGCTGTTCGTGCGCGAGCATGCGCAAAGGGCGCGCGAGCTGATCGCCGAGCTGATGCGCGCGCTGCTCGCGCGCGCTGAAGATCACATCGATTGGCCGCTGCCCTCGTACACCCACTTGCAGCGCGCCCAACCGGTCTACCTGTCTCACCACCTTCTAGCGCACTTCTGGCGGCTGGCGCGCGACCGTCGCCGTTTCGCCAACGTCGCGGAACTGGCGGGCGAGCTACCGCTTGGCTCGGGCGCCGCTGCTGGTGTGACGTTCGCCAACGATCGCGAGTTCCTCGCACGCGAGCTCGGTTTCCCGCGTCTCGCCGAGAACTCGCTCGACGCCGTCTCCTCACGCGACGCAGTGCTCGACTACCTGGCGGCGGCCGCGATCTGTGCCGCTCACCTCTCTCAGCTCGGCGCCGAGATCGTCCTCTGGTCGAGCGCCGAGTTCGGCTTCTGCGAGCCCGCCGACCGTTTCGCCTCCGGGTCGAGTCTGATGCCTCAAAAGAAGAACCCCGATGCCGCCGAGCTGCTGCGCGCCAAGTCGCCGCGTGTCGCTCGCGCGTTCGCGGGGCTGGTCGGCCTTCTCCACGCCCTGCCGCTCACCTATAACAAGGATCTGCAAGAGGACAAGGAGGCGCTGTTCGACGCGGTCGACACCCTTGAACTCTGCCTGCGCGTGGCACGCGAGCAGCTCCTCGCTCTGCGCTTCGATCGCGAGCGGATGCGCACGGCGGCGAGCGACGAGTTCATGGCAGCGACCGACATCGCCGACATGCTGGTGCGCGCCGGTGTGCCGTTCCGCGAGGCGCACCGACGCGTCGGCGGGCTCGTGCGTTTCGCTGTCGAGCGTGGCGTGAGCCTGTCGCAGTTGAGCGATGGCGAGCTGCGCGAGCGGCTCGGTGAGCTCGAGCCGGCACAGGTCCGCGCGGCGCTCGCGCTCGAAGCTCAGCTCGAGTCGAAGATTTCGCGCGGCGGCACCGCCCTCGCACGTGTGCGTGAACAACTCGAAAAGGCCCGCGCGGAGCTTGCCGGCTAGACCGCTCGACACCCGAGCGCCGCAGGTGCTGGCCCGGCCTGAGCACAGCGACGGGGAAGCGCTGCTGTCGGGCCGTCCCGTCGGGCGCGACTTTTTCGAGCGCGACGTCGTCGCGGTAGCGCGCGAGCTGATCGGTTGCGTGCTGCGGGTCGGAGACGTGGCCGGGCGGATCGTCGAGACCGAGGCGTACCACGAGCGCGA
This genomic window contains:
- the argH gene encoding argininosuccinate lyase, encoding MSRFAEPQDPLFRAINTSLSFDRRLWPQDLRLSRAHARMLARIGVLADDELERLLAGLDAVERELREGEFPFRDDDEDIHMAIERRLTELVGAVGAKLHTARSRNDQVATDMALFVREHAQRARELIAELMRALLARAEDHIDWPLPSYTHLQRAQPVYLSHHLLAHFWRLARDRRRFANVAELAGELPLGSGAAAGVTFANDREFLARELGFPRLAENSLDAVSSRDAVLDYLAAAAICAAHLSQLGAEIVLWSSAEFGFCEPADRFASGSSLMPQKKNPDAAELLRAKSPRVARAFAGLVGLLHALPLTYNKDLQEDKEALFDAVDTLELCLRVAREQLLALRFDRERMRTAASDEFMAATDIADMLVRAGVPFREAHRRVGGLVRFAVERGVSLSQLSDGELRERLGELEPAQVRAALALEAQLESKISRGGTALARVREQLEKARAELAG
- a CDS encoding DegT/DnrJ/EryC1/StrS family aminotransferase; this translates as MQQSSARPHAGDTIALARPDIGERELAMVLAALRSGRLALGPMLGEFERALAQKLGVEHVSAVSSGTAALHLAVRAAGIAPGDEVVTTPFSFVASANCILYEGAKPVFCDIDPVTFNIDPDAARAAVGPRTTGLLPVHIFGYPADMPRLEDLARKHGLWIVEDACEALGAVHEDGVPVGARGNLAAFGFYPNKQITTGEGGALVCPDAATKARVDSERNQGRAPDMDWLDHVRLGFNYRLDELSCALGLAQLERLEELLSARARVAAGYRERLADIDGLELPCPDSGGARRSWFVFCVLLPEGVDRVAAMAALRARGVETKPYLPAIHLFSFYRERFGYRPGQFPVCERVAERSLALPFHTQLGDSELDHVSGALRAVLAELRASPSARRPRARSDNGGT